One part of the Sus scrofa isolate TJ Tabasco breed Duroc chromosome 8, Sscrofa11.1, whole genome shotgun sequence genome encodes these proteins:
- the CYTL1 gene encoding cytokine-like protein 1, whose product MTPRLLPLLLLLLARPPAAQPTPPTCYSRMLALSREITADFQRLQATEPSEPCVRYLPRLYLDIHNYCVLDKLRDFVASPQCWRVAQVDALKDKVRKLYTIMNSFCRRDLVFLSDDCNALEYPIPVTTVRPDPQRRDPAAQTRDRTRGH is encoded by the exons ATGACACCCCGGCTgctccctctgctgctgctgctcctggccCGGCCTCCCGCCGCGCAGCCGACTCCCCCGACGTGCTACTCCAGGATGCTGGCCCTGAGCCGGGAGATCACCGCTGACTTCCAGAGGCTGCAGGCCACGGAGCCCTCG GAGCCTTGTGTGAGATACCTGCCCAGGCTGTACCTGGATATACAC AACTACTGTGTGTTGGACAAGCTGCGGGACTTCGTGGCGTCACCCCAGTGTTGGAGAGTGGCCCAGGTAGACGCCCTGAAGGACAAGGTGCGGAAACTGTACACCATCATGAACTCGTTCTGCCGGAGA GACCTGGTGTTCCTATCAGATGACTGCAATGCCTTGGAATACCCCATCCCAGTGACCACTGTCCGGCCGGATCCTCAGAGGCGGGACCCCGCAGCTCAGACCAGAGACAGAACCCGAGGGCACTGA